DNA from Geobacter sulfurreducens PCA:
CGAAGGATTCGGCCTTCTCCAGGGTCTGCCGGTACTTCGTTACGGCCTCCCGCTTTTTGCCGCCCATTTCCAGGAGCATACCCTGGGCAAAAAGGGCCGGAGCATGGTTGGGGTTGTTTCTGAGGACGGCTTCGTACTGCGCCATGGCGGCGGCGGTATTGCCGCTGCGGCCGAGATACTCTCCCAGTTGCATGGCAGCCCCGATATTGCCGGGTTCTGCCCTGAGGCCGGCTTTCACCTCCTGAATTGCCCGCGGGAGATCCCCTTGTTCCGCATAGACCGACGCGAGAATCGAATGACCAAAGGCGGCGCCAGGCTTGAGTGTCACGGCACGGCGCGCCTCTTCGATGGCCTTTGCAGACTCCTTCATCTGAACGAAGGCCGCCACTTTCAGGGCAAGCCCCTGCTCGGGGGCAATCGATTCCAGGTCGGTGAAAACTCTGATTGCGTCTTTCCCTTTTTTCTGAGCGAGGAGAATCCGTCCTTTCATTACGAACGCCTCTGCCGCGCGGGGCTTTGCCTTGACAGCATCGTCCAGCACGGCAAGGGCCTTGTCGAGGTTCCCCTTTTTCTCATGGTAACCGGCAAGAGAGAGATAGCCGGCATACTCGCCCGTATCCCGGGCCTTGGTGTACCAGGCAAGAGCATCACTTTCCCTTCCCTTCAATTCAGACAGGGAAGCGAGTCCGAGAATTGCCCTGAGGTTATGGGGATATTCCTGAACCATGCGGGAATACTCGGCTATTGCCCCATCCAGATCTCCGGTGGAGGCGTGATAGGTTGCCAGATTGAACCGGGCCGGCAGGAACGCCGGGTCACTCTTTCTCGCCATATTGAGGTACTTGACGGCTTCGGCCGGCTTCCGCTCGTTGAACATGATGGCGGCCATGGTGTTGTAAAGGGAGGCATCCCCTTTGGTGCCCGTCAGCCCCTCCTTCAGAGTGGCCAGGGCACGGTCGCTGCGGTGCTGCCGCATGTAGTGGAAAGCAAGCACCAACCGCGAGTTGAGCATCTCCGGGGCAACTCTGACGGCTGTGGTGAAATCGCTCTCGGCCTCGCGTACGCGTCCTTTGCTGAGATTGAAAATGCCTTTCTTAAGATGGGCATCGACAATTTTCGGATCGAGCTCGGTGGCACGGTTGAGTTCGCGAATGCCCTCGTCGTACATTCCTTTGGCAAGATACGCACTCCCGAGTATATTGCGGGCAAGGGCGCTCCGGCTGTCGGTCTCGATGGCCCGGTTTGCCTCGGCAATGGCATCGTCGACCCTCTTTTGGTTGAGCAGAATCAAGGCGGTCAGGAGCCGGGCCTGGACGAAATCCGGCGTATGGTCCAGGATGCGGCGGAACTGGCTCAGAGCATTCTCGAGCTCGCCGCGGCTGTACATGCTCAACCCGAGGTAGTAGAGCCCTTCCAGGGAAGGCGCTATCTTCACCGAAGTCTGGAGAGCGGTAATAGCGTCAGCATAGTTCTTGCGCTGGTACGCTATCAGTCCCTTCAGACGGGCTCCCTCGGACTTTTGGGGGAACTTTTGCACCAGAGTCTCGGCAGTCTTCTCGGCTTTATCCATCTCACCCTTTTCCAGGAGAATGACCCCCTGGCGGTAAAGTGGGGCCGGGTCCCCAGGCGTCAGCGCCGCAACCTTCCGATAGATCTCCAGCGCCTGTTCGCGATTGCCGAGAGACAGCTCGTAGCTGGCCAGAAGATTGTGGGCCTTCACGTTGCCGGGATCAGCCGTCAGGATTTCGTCTATGAGTGCACGGGCTTCCTTTTCACGGCTCGATTTCTGTTCCATCAGGAGAACCGCCAACTGGAGCTTCGCGGAAGTCCGTCGCGGCTCCTTTTCGAGGGCAAGCAGGAAATTCCGTTCAGCCTCTGCAGGCATCCCCTTCAGTGCATAACCGAGACCCAGTACTTCAAGGGCCTCTGCAGAGCCGGGATTTGATTGGAGGTATTTACCGGCCTGCTCGACAGCCTGATCCGGCTTCCTCTGTGAGTTGTAGAGCTTGGCCAGTTCAAGAACGATGTCGGTTTTGGACGGATTCTGCTTCAGAACTTTGAGATATTCTTTCTCAGCCTGTTCGTATTTGCCCAAGGCCTGATACGCTTTGGCCAGTTGGTAGCGTGCATCCTGGAAATTCTGATCTTTTTCCAGGGCGCTTTTAAAGAGAACGACCGCACCGCCCGGATTCCCCTCCTGGAGCAGTTTCACCCCCTCGGTGTACAACTCGTCCCTGCTCTTGCCCCCGCAACCGGACAGGGTGAACATGAGAACGACGAGGCCCGTGATGATGAATGATCTAGACAATGCTGTACCCTCCCGGACAGGTTTGAACTCCGCTCATGATATTTTTCACGAGCAGAACAAATTTTTCGAAATTCAGAGGTTTCATGAGGCAGTAGGAACGGTCGAGCCCCTCGAGAAACGAGAGGAGATCCCGACTGATGTGGTCTGTAAGTACGATGACGGGCTGATTGATCTGACTCAGATCGGTAGAGTAGCTCTCCCCGAACGGATAACTGGCGATAACGAGACCGACGCGATCACCGGCCACCTGCTTGGTGTC
Protein-coding regions in this window:
- the prsT gene encoding XrtA/PEP-CTERM system TPR-repeat protein PrsT, coding for MSRSFIITGLVVLMFTLSGCGGKSRDELYTEGVKLLQEGNPGGAVVLFKSALEKDQNFQDARYQLAKAYQALGKYEQAEKEYLKVLKQNPSKTDIVLELAKLYNSQRKPDQAVEQAGKYLQSNPGSAEALEVLGLGYALKGMPAEAERNFLLALEKEPRRTSAKLQLAVLLMEQKSSREKEARALIDEILTADPGNVKAHNLLASYELSLGNREQALEIYRKVAALTPGDPAPLYRQGVILLEKGEMDKAEKTAETLVQKFPQKSEGARLKGLIAYQRKNYADAITALQTSVKIAPSLEGLYYLGLSMYSRGELENALSQFRRILDHTPDFVQARLLTALILLNQKRVDDAIAEANRAIETDSRSALARNILGSAYLAKGMYDEGIRELNRATELDPKIVDAHLKKGIFNLSKGRVREAESDFTTAVRVAPEMLNSRLVLAFHYMRQHRSDRALATLKEGLTGTKGDASLYNTMAAIMFNERKPAEAVKYLNMARKSDPAFLPARFNLATYHASTGDLDGAIAEYSRMVQEYPHNLRAILGLASLSELKGRESDALAWYTKARDTGEYAGYLSLAGYHEKKGNLDKALAVLDDAVKAKPRAAEAFVMKGRILLAQKKGKDAIRVFTDLESIAPEQGLALKVAAFVQMKESAKAIEEARRAVTLKPGAAFGHSILASVYAEQGDLPRAIQEVKAGLRAEPGNIGAAMQLGEYLGRSGNTAAAMAQYEAVLRNNPNHAPALFAQGMLLEMGGKKREAVTKYRQTLEKAESFAPALNNLAFLYAEGYGPREEALRMALTALKQEPANAAIADTYGYALVKNGRAGEAVKILEKVVKLMPSNPAVRYHLALAYRDTGDRARAATTLQEALNQGDFPESGQARIMLAELSGAAGTVKKGKY